A DNA window from bacterium contains the following coding sequences:
- the rplB gene encoding 50S ribosomal protein L2 — MKTYKPTSNGIRFRTGHDFNEITKSSPEKSLLAPKRKTGGRNSNGHLTSRAIGGGHKQRYRIIDFKRTKLDVPGKVVSVEYDPNRTSRIALIQYLDGEKRYILAPNGLKVGQTVLASEKEIDISLGNSLLIKNIPTGTQLHNIELKPGKGGQMARSAGSFAQLMAKEEKYAQLKLPSGEVRMVLVNCRATVGQVGNLDHENISYGKAGRMRWLGVRPLSRGTAMNPVDHPHGGGHGKDHGGRNPVTPWGQPTQGYKTRQNKRTAKFIVKDRRVK, encoded by the coding sequence ATGAAAACCTATAAACCAACAAGTAATGGTATCCGTTTTAGAACCGGTCACGATTTTAACGAAATTACTAAATCGTCGCCCGAAAAATCGTTACTCGCCCCCAAAAGAAAAACGGGTGGTCGTAACTCAAACGGTCATTTAACCTCGCGCGCTATCGGCGGCGGTCATAAACAACGTTATCGCATTATCGATTTCAAGCGCACCAAGCTTGATGTTCCAGGTAAAGTGGTTTCGGTAGAATACGATCCAAACCGTACTTCGCGTATTGCGCTTATTCAATACTTAGATGGTGAAAAGCGTTACATTTTGGCTCCTAACGGTCTTAAGGTAGGTCAAACAGTACTCGCATCCGAAAAAGAAATTGATATTAGCCTCGGAAATTCCTTGCTTATCAAAAATATTCCCACGGGCACTCAGCTTCATAACATCGAGTTAAAACCCGGCAAAGGCGGCCAAATGGCTCGTTCGGCTGGCTCGTTTGCTCAGTTGATGGCTAAAGAAGAAAAATATGCTCAATTAAAATTACCTTCCGGTGAAGTACGCATGGTGCTGGTTAATTGTCGCGCTACTGTAGGTCAGGTGGGTAACTTAGATCACGAAAATATTAGTTATGGTAAAGCCGGTCGTATGCGCTGGTTGGGTGTACGCCCCTTAAGCCGCGGTACGGCAATGAACCCTGTAGATCACCCGCATGGTGGTGGTCATGGTAAGGATCATGGTGGTAGAAACCCTGTAACACCGTGGGGTCAACCTACACAAGGTTATAAGACACGTCAAAACAAGAGAACGGCTAAGTTCATTGTTAAAGACCGTCGCGTTAAATAA
- a CDS encoding 50S ribosomal protein L23 has protein sequence MDLYNVINRPLVTEKSLASQADANRYVFEVNREATKLDVKKAVEKLFKVNVLDVNTLITRGKFKRVGQSMGKRSNYKKAFVTIKAGQKIEVFEGV, from the coding sequence ATGGATTTATATAATGTAATCAACAGACCGCTGGTAACCGAAAAATCGCTGGCTTCGCAAGCTGACGCTAATCGTTACGTGTTTGAAGTAAACCGTGAAGCTACCAAGCTGGATGTAAAAAAGGCTGTAGAAAAATTATTTAAAGTAAATGTGTTGGACGTGAACACGCTTATTACCCGCGGCAAGTTTAAACGCGTGGGTCAAAGTATGGGCAAACGCTCCAATTATAAAAAGGCTTTTGTAACTATCAAGGCCGGACAAAAAATTGAGGTGTTTGAAGGAGTTTAA
- the rplD gene encoding 50S ribosomal protein L4 produces the protein MSTIQVIDEKNKKVGEVSLAASLTEEKVNKAVLYDAVKRYLASKHHGTVRTKTRAEVNLTNKKVYRQKGTGNARHGAMKSAPFVGGGRVFGPKPRDYTLGMNKKVRILAIREAFKSRVADGALIVVSSIPLTEIKTSKAKAYFEGIKVNAGLVILENADKNIVKSVQNLRDFKILNADNLNVFDLLKYPKVVLTQKAFEAVNSRYLA, from the coding sequence ATGAGCACCATACAAGTCATTGACGAAAAAAATAAGAAGGTTGGCGAAGTAAGTTTGGCAGCTTCTCTCACTGAAGAAAAAGTGAATAAAGCTGTATTGTACGATGCGGTAAAGCGTTATCTTGCTTCTAAGCATCACGGTACTGTACGCACCAAAACTCGCGCCGAAGTAAACTTAACCAACAAAAAAGTATATCGCCAAAAAGGTACTGGTAATGCCCGTCACGGTGCCATGAAGTCGGCTCCTTTCGTAGGTGGTGGTCGTGTTTTTGGTCCTAAGCCCCGCGATTATACTTTGGGCATGAACAAAAAGGTTCGTATTTTGGCTATTCGCGAAGCCTTTAAAAGCCGCGTTGCCGATGGTGCTTTGATTGTGGTGTCGTCTATTCCGTTAACCGAAATTAAAACCAGCAAAGCGAAGGCCTATTTTGAAGGTATTAAAGTAAATGCCGGTTTGGTAATTTTGGAAAATGCCGATAAAAATATTGTGAAGTCGGTACAAAATTTGCGCGATTTTAAAATTTTAAACGCCGATAACTTAAATGTGTTTGATCTTTTGAAATATCCCAAAGTGGTATTAACCCAAAAGGCTTTTGAAGCCGTGAACAGCCGTTATTTGGCTTAG
- the rplC gene encoding 50S ribosomal protein L3 yields MPGILAEKIGMTQIFNPETGSIPVTVLKAGPCTIIMKKSEEKDGSNSVQIGFLEKDAKKVIKPTAGHFTKKGLKTFKFLKEIKTSHTDAYTPGDTITVADFIVGEIVHVSGTSKGRGFQGVMKRHNFAGGRDSHGCSISHRVPGSIGQRTYPGRVIKGKKMPGHMGNKRVTVKNLTVVAVEPEENLILIRGAVPGHNHGIVEIYPSTPDFEKRLIDKKSKAAS; encoded by the coding sequence ATGCCAGGCATTTTAGCTGAAAAAATAGGAATGACCCAAATTTTTAACCCGGAAACCGGCTCTATACCGGTAACTGTTTTAAAAGCGGGACCTTGTACCATCATTATGAAGAAAAGCGAAGAGAAGGACGGCTCTAATAGCGTTCAAATTGGCTTTTTGGAAAAGGATGCGAAAAAGGTGATTAAACCCACAGCGGGTCATTTTACTAAAAAGGGCCTTAAGACTTTTAAGTTCTTAAAGGAAATTAAAACAAGCCATACCGATGCATATACCCCCGGTGACACCATTACGGTGGCCGATTTTATTGTGGGTGAAATTGTGCATGTGTCGGGTACCTCTAAAGGACGCGGATTTCAGGGTGTTATGAAACGTCATAACTTTGCTGGTGGTCGCGATTCTCATGGTTGTTCTATTTCGCACCGTGTTCCTGGTTCTATTGGTCAGCGTACATATCCTGGCCGTGTTATTAAGGGCAAAAAAATGCCCGGCCATATGGGTAACAAACGTGTAACTGTTAAAAATTTAACTGTTGTAGCAGTTGAACCGGAAGAAAATTTAATTTTAATTCGTGGTGCTGTACCTGGCCACAATCATGGGATTGTAGAAATTTATCCGTCTACACCCGATTTTGAAAAGCGTTTAATTGACAAGAAGTCGAAAGCGGCTTCGTAA
- the rpsS gene encoding 30S ribosomal protein S19, translating to MARSIKKGPFIDLHLAKKVEDAVKTNNRKVIKTWSRRSTITPDFIGLTLSVHNGRKFVPVFVTDNMVGHKLGEFAPTRTFTVHSGDRKAGKAE from the coding sequence ATGGCACGTTCAATTAAAAAAGGACCTTTCATCGATCTGCATCTTGCTAAAAAAGTGGAAGATGCTGTTAAAACAAACAACCGCAAGGTTATTAAAACCTGGTCGCGTCGTTCTACCATCACTCCCGATTTTATTGGGCTTACACTGTCGGTGCATAACGGTCGTAAATTTGTGCCGGTGTTTGTAACCGATAACATGGTAGGACACAAGTTGGGCGAATTCGCTCCTACACGTACCTTTACCGTTCACTCGGGTGATCGCAAGGCAG
- the tuf gene encoding elongation factor Tu (EF-Tu; promotes GTP-dependent binding of aminoacyl-tRNA to the A-site of ribosomes during protein biosynthesis; when the tRNA anticodon matches the mRNA codon, GTP hydrolysis results; the inactive EF-Tu-GDP leaves the ribosome and release of GDP is promoted by elongation factor Ts; many prokaryotes have two copies of the gene encoding EF-Tu), translating to PEKVEMVMPGDNVAITVELITPIAMEKELRFAIREGGRTVGAGVVSEIIE from the coding sequence TACCAGAGAAAGTAGAAATGGTAATGCCCGGTGACAACGTAGCCATTACGGTGGAATTAATTACCCCCATTGCTATGGAAAAGGAACTTCGTTTTGCTATCCGTGAAGGTGGCAGAACAGTAGGTGCTGGTGTGGTTTCGGAGATCATCGAATAA
- the rpsJ gene encoding 30S ribosomal protein S10 — MADYKGQKVRIRLKGFDHKLLDQATGEIVETAKRTGARLSGPIPLPTKIEKYTVLRSPHVDKKSQEQFEIRTHKRLLDILEPTQQTIDSLMKLDLSAGVDVEIKML, encoded by the coding sequence ATGGCTGATTATAAAGGACAAAAAGTTCGTATTCGCTTAAAAGGTTTTGATCATAAATTATTAGATCAAGCCACCGGCGAAATTGTGGAAACTGCCAAGAGAACGGGCGCGCGTTTGTCGGGCCCCATCCCCTTGCCGACCAAAATTGAAAAATATACGGTTTTACGTTCACCTCACGTGGACAAAAAATCGCAAGAGCAGTTCGAAATCAGAACCCATAAAAGGCTTCTGGATATTTTAGAACCTACTCAGCAAACAATCGATTCTTTGATGAAGCTCGATTTGTCGGCTGGTGTGGATGTAGAAATAAAAATGCTCTAA